Proteins from one Nicotiana tabacum cultivar K326 chromosome 23, ASM71507v2, whole genome shotgun sequence genomic window:
- the LOC107775898 gene encoding NAC domain-containing protein 7-like, which produces MNSFTHVPPGFRFHPTDEELVDYYLRKKIASKRIDLDVIKEIDLYKIEPWDLQELCKIGTEEQSDWYFFSHKDKKYPTGTRTNRATKAGFWKATGRDKAIYRKHILIGMRKTLVFYKGRAPNGQKSDWIMHEYRLETNENGTTQEEGWAVCRVFKKKLATTMRREGEHESLCWYNDDQVSNFMPDFDSPRRFPNPYSATAYHNPHLAYTNNMQQPPNDAFLQLPQLESPKVPQSYGSNLNQMVLPNSIYNTNNNYDHQAVDQVTDWRVLDKFVASQLSQEDGCSKMETSAVACSSSPASEQMNLQLQNDFKSQEMASELASSSQVDLWK; this is translated from the exons ATGAATTCCTTTACACATGTTCCTCCGGGTTTTAGATTCCACCCCACAGATGAAGAATTAGTTGATTATTATCTCAGAAAAAAGATTGCTTCAAAAAGAATCGACCTTGATGTTATTAAGGAAATTGACCTTTATAAAATCGAGCCATGGGATCTTCAAG AACTGTGCAAGATAGGAACTGAGGAGCAGAGTGATTGGTACTTCTTTAGTCATAAAGACAAGAAATATCCAACTGGAACTCGCACAAATAGAGCTACAAAAGCAGGATTTTGGAAAGCTACTGGAAGAGATAAGGCTATTTATCGTAAGCACATTTTGATTGGAATGAGAAAAACCTTGGTATTTTATAAAGGCCGAGCACCAAATGGACAAAAATCCGATTGGATAATGCATGAGTACAGACTTGAAACAAATGAGAATGGCACTACTCAG GAAGAAGGTTGGGCAGTGTGTAGAGTATTCAAGAAAAAATTAGCAACAACAATGAGGAGAGAAGGAGAGCACGAGTCACTATGTTGGTATAACGATGACCAAGTTTCTAATTTCATGCCAGATTTCGACTCTCCACGTCGTTTTCCAAATCCATATTCTGCAACTGCATACCACAATCCTCACTTAGCTTACACCAATAATATGCAGCAGCCTCCTAATGATGCATTTCTCCAACTTCCTCAATTAGAGTCACCCAAAGTACCTCAATCTTATGGAAGCAATTTGAATCAAATGGTACTGCCCAACTCAATTTATAACACTAATAACAACTATGATCATCAAGCAGTGGATCAAGTGACCGATTGGCGAGTACTCGATAAGTTTGTTGCATCTCAATTAAGTCAAGAAGATGGCTGCAGCAAAATGGAGACATCTGCTGTTGCTTGCTCTAGCTCTCCAGCTTCTGAACAAATGAATCTGCAGCTTCAAAATGATTTTAAGAGTCAAGAAATGGCTTCAGAACTTGCCTCAAGTTCCCAAGTTGATCTCTGGAAGTAA